Proteins from a genomic interval of Oncorhynchus clarkii lewisi isolate Uvic-CL-2024 chromosome 13, UVic_Ocla_1.0, whole genome shotgun sequence:
- the LOC139424465 gene encoding interleukin enhancer-binding factor 3-like isoform X2 produces the protein MAMAAEPVPDAVWDERQAYEELLYWDSLIQRGHRLLPHDFDRYEELRYWYDCLCYEEELRQYDEYIAAIQEIEENRPQTEAPPVRTPPMRIFVSDDRHMMAKHAAVYPSSEELEAVQTVISHVECALKTVSDLLDVEAGVGVAPVPVEGAEESEVAPPPERILRGVMRVGLVAKGLLLKGDMDLELVLLCTEKPTVTLLKKVAENLSTQIELVTEDKYEVTQIPEEAEIVIKSIKEPVLTLTIHLTSPMIRMEAEPEGAGATTPLEEPPGEKLTVDSDAPADVLDRQKCLTALASLRHAKWFQAKVNDLKSAAIVIRIMRDLCNRVPTWAPLRGWPLELLCEKAIGTCDRPMGAGESFRRVLECLASGILMADGPGIKDPCEKEKMDAISHLDTQQREDITQSAQHALRLSAFGQLYKVLGMDSLPAREPRRTIGPGLRNYAQILASSTYPPKRPHDAADKGGDDSKKRKSQKFQKYPKFPRKLSTEEKPGDSPMAMNALMRLNQHKPGLQYRLTGQSGPVHFPVFTMSVDVDGDTYEASGPSKRTAKLHLAAKVLQKLGLPTGADVKIEPGEEGGANVPSTPTASDASMASDENGPILTKHGKNPVMELNEKRRSLKYELSAETGGSHDKCFVMEVEVDGQKFKGRGSNKKEAKAYAALAALDKLFPEGAGPYYNPHSDPKKKKPVTYTSMHIPGFGTIRGIPTDTEPNNRGRGRGRGRGKPTTGSSYNQTSYRYGSSAGSGYHNLYSMGATEAASTTTTSTGDASTEADASGNTTGYGTFYPESSYTTPAITASATSAALTAQAQVGASSLGDYQSVPPPLDQQSPYSYGYGGDKKSLLTAAQSQAQQTQQQVDYSMYSTAYPSSVTGGQMYSYGEWVFGYGNQSSFSMYGNASSQGYGAAATPQTQQTSYPTAYGNMNYQYK, from the exons GCCCCTCCGGTGCGCACGCCTCCCATGCGTATCTTCGTGAGCGACGACCGCCACATGATGGCGAAGCACGCGGCGGTGTACCCATCGTCTGAGGAGCTGGAGGCGGTGCAGACAGTCATCTCCCACGTGGAGTGTGCCCTCAAGACCGTCTCTGACCTGCTGGATGTGGAGGCCGGAGTCGGTGTGGCGCCTGTACCTGTGGAGGGGGCAGAGGAGAG TGAGGTGGCTCCCCCCCCAGAGCGTATCCTGCGTGGGGTGATGAGGGTGGGCCTGGTGGCCAAGGGCCTGCTGCTGAAGGGAGACATGGACCTGGAGCTGGTGCTGCTCTGCACTGAGAAACCCACCGTCACCCTGCTCAAGAAGGTGGCTGAGAACCTCTCCACCCAGATTGAG CTCGTCACAGAGGACAAGTATGAGGTCACCCAGATTCCAGAGGAGGCGGAGATTGTGATCAAGAGCATCAAGGAGCCCGTCCTGACCCTAACCATTCACCTGACCTCCCCCATGATCCGCATGGAGGCTGAGCCAGAGGGTGCCGGAGCTACCACCCCCCTGGAGGAACCACCTGGAG AAAAGCTAACGGTCGACAGCGATGCGCCGGCGGACGTTCTGGACAGGCAGAAATGCCTAACTGCCTTGGCATCTCTCCGCCACGCCAAGTGGTTCCAG GCGAAGGTCAACGACCTGAAGTCGGCCGCCATCGTGATCCGTATCATGAGAGACCTGTGTAACCGCGTCCCCACCTGGGCTCCACTCAGAGGATGG CCTTTAGAGCTGCTGTGTGAGAAGGCCATTGGAACATGCGATCGGCCAATGGGAGCAGGAGAGTCTTTCCGCAGAGTTCTCGAGTGCTTGGCGTCTGGAATCCTGATGGCTG ACGGTCCGGGTATCAAGGACCCTTGTGAGAAGGAGAAGATGGACGCCATCAGCCATCTGGACACTCAGCAACGTGAGGACATTACACAGAGTGCCCAG CATGCCCTAAGGTTGTCTGCGTTCGGACAGCTGTACAAGGTGCTAGGGATGGATTCCCTGCCTGCCAGGGAACCAAGGAGGACCATAGGACCAGGTCTCAGAAACTATG CTCAGATCCTGGCCAGTTCCACCTACCCTCCCAAGAGACCTCATGATGCCGCGGACAAAGGGGGAGATGACAGCAAGAAGAGGAAGTCTCAGAAGTTCCAGAAATATCCTAAATTTCCTAGGAAGTTGT CCACAGAAGAGAAGCCCGGGGACTCTCCTATGGCCATGAACGCCCTGATGCGTCTCAACCAGCACAAGCCTGGTCTGCAGTACCGTCTGACGGGTCAGAGCGGTCCAGTGCACTTCCCGGTGTTCACCATGTCTGTAGACGTGGACGGCGATACATACGAGGCCTCAGGGCCGTCCAAACGCACCGCCAAACTCCACCTAGCTGCCAAG GTCCTGCAGAAGTTGGGCCTGCCCACTGGGGCGGATGTGAAGATTGAACCAGGCGAAGAGGGAGGAGCCAACGTACCATCCACACCTACAGCAAGTGATGCGTCCATGGCATCTGACGAG AACGGTCCCATCCTCACTAAGCACGGGAAGAACCCAGTGATGGAGCTGAACGAGAAGAGACGCAGCCTGAAGTACGAGCTCTCTGCTGAGACCGGGGGCAGCCATGACAAGTGCTTCGTCATGGAG GTGGAGGTAGATGGACAGAAGTTCAAAGGTCGAGGCTCCAACAAGAAGGAGGCCAAAGCCTACGCAGCCTTAGCTGCTTTGGACAAACTTTTCCCAGAGGGGGCGGGGCCCTACTATAACCCTCACTCTGACCCCAAGAAGAAGAAACCAGTCACATACACTTCCATG CATATCCCAGGCTTTGGCACTATTCGAGGCATTCCAACCGACACGGAGCCTAACAACCGGGGCCGCGGGCGAGGCAGGGGTCGAGGAAAGCCTACGACTGGCAGCAGCTACAACCAAA CAAGCTACCGTTATGGAAGCAGTGCTGGCTCTGGTTATC aCAATCTGTACAGTATGGGTGCAACAGAGGCTGCTTCCACAACAACCACCTCCACCGGTGACGCCTCCACAGAGGCAGATGCCAGCGGCAACACCACCGGCTACGGCACCTTCTACCCCGAATCATCCTACACCACACCGGCCATAACCGCCTCCGCCACCTCGGCCGCCTTGACCGCCCAAGCCCAGGTCGGTGCATCTTCCCTGGGTGACTACCAGTCGGTGCCCCCTCCCCTGGACCAGCAGAGCCCCTATAGTTATGGCTACGGAGGGGATAAGAAGAGTCTGCTGACTGCAGCTCAGTCTCAAGCCCAACAGACCCAGCAACAGGTGGACTACTCTATGTACAGTACAGCCTACCCCAGCTCTGTCACCGGGGGCCAAATGTACAGTTACGGTGAGTGGGTATTCG GCTACGGCAACCAATCGAGCTTCAGCATGTATGGGAACGCCTCCTCCCAGGGCTATGGGGCGGCTGCTACTCCCCAGACCCAGCAGACATCCTACCCCACGGCATACGGAAACATGAACTATCAGTACAAATAG
- the LOC139424465 gene encoding interleukin enhancer-binding factor 3-like isoform X5, which translates to MAMAAEPVPDAVWDERQAYEELLYWDSLIQRGHRLLPHDFDRYEELRYWYDCLCYEEELRQYDEYIAAIQEIEENRPQTEAPPVRTPPMRIFVSDDRHMMAKHAAVYPSSEELEAVQTVISHVECALKTVSDLLDVEAGVGVAPVPVEGAEESEVAPPPERILRGVMRVGLVAKGLLLKGDMDLELVLLCTEKPTVTLLKKVAENLSTQIELVTEDKYEVTQIPEEAEIVIKSIKEPVLTLTIHLTSPMIRMEAEPEGAGATTPLEEPPGEKLTVDSDAPADVLDRQKCLTALASLRHAKWFQAKVNDLKSAAIVIRIMRDLCNRVPTWAPLRGWPLELLCEKAIGTCDRPMGAGESFRRVLECLASGILMADGPGIKDPCEKEKMDAISHLDTQQREDITQSAQHALRLSAFGQLYKVLGMDSLPAREPRRTIGPAQILASSTYPPKRPHDAADKGGDDSKKRKSQKFQKYPKFPRKLSTEEKPGDSPMAMNALMRLNQHKPGLQYRLTGQSGPVHFPVFTMSVDVDGDTYEASGPSKRTAKLHLAAKVLQKLGLPTGADVKIEPGEEGGANVPSTPTASDASMASDENGPILTKHGKNPVMELNEKRRSLKYELSAETGGSHDKCFVMEVEVDGQKFKGRGSNKKEAKAYAALAALDKLFPEGAGPYYNPHSDPKKKKPVTYTSMHIPGFGTIRGIPTDTEPNNRGRGRGRGRGKPTTGSSYNQTSYRYGSSAGSGYHNLYSMGATEAASTTTTSTGDASTEADASGNTTGYGTFYPESSYTTPAITASATSAALTAQAQVGASSLGDYQSVPPPLDQQSPYSYGYGGDKKSLLTAAQSQAQQTQQQVDYSMYSTAYPSSVTGGQMYSYGEWVFGYGNQSSFSMYGNASSQGYGAAATPQTQQTSYPTAYGNMNYQYK; encoded by the exons GCCCCTCCGGTGCGCACGCCTCCCATGCGTATCTTCGTGAGCGACGACCGCCACATGATGGCGAAGCACGCGGCGGTGTACCCATCGTCTGAGGAGCTGGAGGCGGTGCAGACAGTCATCTCCCACGTGGAGTGTGCCCTCAAGACCGTCTCTGACCTGCTGGATGTGGAGGCCGGAGTCGGTGTGGCGCCTGTACCTGTGGAGGGGGCAGAGGAGAG TGAGGTGGCTCCCCCCCCAGAGCGTATCCTGCGTGGGGTGATGAGGGTGGGCCTGGTGGCCAAGGGCCTGCTGCTGAAGGGAGACATGGACCTGGAGCTGGTGCTGCTCTGCACTGAGAAACCCACCGTCACCCTGCTCAAGAAGGTGGCTGAGAACCTCTCCACCCAGATTGAG CTCGTCACAGAGGACAAGTATGAGGTCACCCAGATTCCAGAGGAGGCGGAGATTGTGATCAAGAGCATCAAGGAGCCCGTCCTGACCCTAACCATTCACCTGACCTCCCCCATGATCCGCATGGAGGCTGAGCCAGAGGGTGCCGGAGCTACCACCCCCCTGGAGGAACCACCTGGAG AAAAGCTAACGGTCGACAGCGATGCGCCGGCGGACGTTCTGGACAGGCAGAAATGCCTAACTGCCTTGGCATCTCTCCGCCACGCCAAGTGGTTCCAG GCGAAGGTCAACGACCTGAAGTCGGCCGCCATCGTGATCCGTATCATGAGAGACCTGTGTAACCGCGTCCCCACCTGGGCTCCACTCAGAGGATGG CCTTTAGAGCTGCTGTGTGAGAAGGCCATTGGAACATGCGATCGGCCAATGGGAGCAGGAGAGTCTTTCCGCAGAGTTCTCGAGTGCTTGGCGTCTGGAATCCTGATGGCTG ACGGTCCGGGTATCAAGGACCCTTGTGAGAAGGAGAAGATGGACGCCATCAGCCATCTGGACACTCAGCAACGTGAGGACATTACACAGAGTGCCCAG CATGCCCTAAGGTTGTCTGCGTTCGGACAGCTGTACAAGGTGCTAGGGATGGATTCCCTGCCTGCCAGGGAACCAAGGAGGACCATAGGACCAG CTCAGATCCTGGCCAGTTCCACCTACCCTCCCAAGAGACCTCATGATGCCGCGGACAAAGGGGGAGATGACAGCAAGAAGAGGAAGTCTCAGAAGTTCCAGAAATATCCTAAATTTCCTAGGAAGTTGT CCACAGAAGAGAAGCCCGGGGACTCTCCTATGGCCATGAACGCCCTGATGCGTCTCAACCAGCACAAGCCTGGTCTGCAGTACCGTCTGACGGGTCAGAGCGGTCCAGTGCACTTCCCGGTGTTCACCATGTCTGTAGACGTGGACGGCGATACATACGAGGCCTCAGGGCCGTCCAAACGCACCGCCAAACTCCACCTAGCTGCCAAG GTCCTGCAGAAGTTGGGCCTGCCCACTGGGGCGGATGTGAAGATTGAACCAGGCGAAGAGGGAGGAGCCAACGTACCATCCACACCTACAGCAAGTGATGCGTCCATGGCATCTGACGAG AACGGTCCCATCCTCACTAAGCACGGGAAGAACCCAGTGATGGAGCTGAACGAGAAGAGACGCAGCCTGAAGTACGAGCTCTCTGCTGAGACCGGGGGCAGCCATGACAAGTGCTTCGTCATGGAG GTGGAGGTAGATGGACAGAAGTTCAAAGGTCGAGGCTCCAACAAGAAGGAGGCCAAAGCCTACGCAGCCTTAGCTGCTTTGGACAAACTTTTCCCAGAGGGGGCGGGGCCCTACTATAACCCTCACTCTGACCCCAAGAAGAAGAAACCAGTCACATACACTTCCATG CATATCCCAGGCTTTGGCACTATTCGAGGCATTCCAACCGACACGGAGCCTAACAACCGGGGCCGCGGGCGAGGCAGGGGTCGAGGAAAGCCTACGACTGGCAGCAGCTACAACCAAA CAAGCTACCGTTATGGAAGCAGTGCTGGCTCTGGTTATC aCAATCTGTACAGTATGGGTGCAACAGAGGCTGCTTCCACAACAACCACCTCCACCGGTGACGCCTCCACAGAGGCAGATGCCAGCGGCAACACCACCGGCTACGGCACCTTCTACCCCGAATCATCCTACACCACACCGGCCATAACCGCCTCCGCCACCTCGGCCGCCTTGACCGCCCAAGCCCAGGTCGGTGCATCTTCCCTGGGTGACTACCAGTCGGTGCCCCCTCCCCTGGACCAGCAGAGCCCCTATAGTTATGGCTACGGAGGGGATAAGAAGAGTCTGCTGACTGCAGCTCAGTCTCAAGCCCAACAGACCCAGCAACAGGTGGACTACTCTATGTACAGTACAGCCTACCCCAGCTCTGTCACCGGGGGCCAAATGTACAGTTACGGTGAGTGGGTATTCG GCTACGGCAACCAATCGAGCTTCAGCATGTATGGGAACGCCTCCTCCCAGGGCTATGGGGCGGCTGCTACTCCCCAGACCCAGCAGACATCCTACCCCACGGCATACGGAAACATGAACTATCAGTACAAATAG
- the LOC139424465 gene encoding interleukin enhancer-binding factor 3-like isoform X4: protein MAMAAEPVPDAVWDERQAYEELLYWDSLIQRGHRLLPHDFDRYEELRYWYDCLCYEEELRQYDEYIAAIQEIEENRPQTEAPPVRTPPMRIFVSDDRHMMAKHAAVYPSSEELEAVQTVISHVECALKTVSDLLDVEAGVGVAPVPVEGAEESEVAPPPERILRGVMRVGLVAKGLLLKGDMDLELVLLCTEKPTVTLLKKVAENLSTQIELVTEDKYEVTQIPEEAEIVIKSIKEPVLTLTIHLTSPMIRMEAEPEGAGATTPLEEPPGEKLTVDSDAPADVLDRQKCLTALASLRHAKWFQAKVNDLKSAAIVIRIMRDLCNRVPTWAPLRGWPLELLCEKAIGTCDRPMGAGESFRRVLECLASGILMADGPGIKDPCEKEKMDAISHLDTQQREDITQSAQHALRLSAFGQLYKVLGMDSLPAREPRRTIGPGLRNYAQILASSTYPPKRPHDAADKGGDDSKKRKSQKFQKYPKFPRKLSTEEKPGDSPMAMNALMRLNQHKPGLQYRLTGQSGPVHFPVFTMSVDVDGDTYEASGPSKRTAKLHLAAKVLQKLGLPTGADVKIEPGEEGGANVPSTPTASDASMASDENGPILTKHGKNPVMELNEKRRSLKYELSAETGGSHDKCFVMEVEVDGQKFKGRGSNKKEAKAYAALAALDKLFPEGAGPYYNPHSDPKKKKPVTYTSMHIPGFGTIRGIPTDTEPNNRGRGRGRGRGKPTTGSSYNQTSYRYGSSAGSGYHNLYSMGATEAASTTTTSTGDASTEADASGNTTGYGTFYPESSYTTPAITASATSAALTAQAQVGASSLGDYQSVPPPLDQQSPYSYGYGGDKKSLLTAAQSQAQQTQQQVDYSMYSTAYPSSVTGGQMYSYGYGNQSSFSMYGNASSQGYGAAATPQTQQTSYPTAYGNMNYQYK from the exons GCCCCTCCGGTGCGCACGCCTCCCATGCGTATCTTCGTGAGCGACGACCGCCACATGATGGCGAAGCACGCGGCGGTGTACCCATCGTCTGAGGAGCTGGAGGCGGTGCAGACAGTCATCTCCCACGTGGAGTGTGCCCTCAAGACCGTCTCTGACCTGCTGGATGTGGAGGCCGGAGTCGGTGTGGCGCCTGTACCTGTGGAGGGGGCAGAGGAGAG TGAGGTGGCTCCCCCCCCAGAGCGTATCCTGCGTGGGGTGATGAGGGTGGGCCTGGTGGCCAAGGGCCTGCTGCTGAAGGGAGACATGGACCTGGAGCTGGTGCTGCTCTGCACTGAGAAACCCACCGTCACCCTGCTCAAGAAGGTGGCTGAGAACCTCTCCACCCAGATTGAG CTCGTCACAGAGGACAAGTATGAGGTCACCCAGATTCCAGAGGAGGCGGAGATTGTGATCAAGAGCATCAAGGAGCCCGTCCTGACCCTAACCATTCACCTGACCTCCCCCATGATCCGCATGGAGGCTGAGCCAGAGGGTGCCGGAGCTACCACCCCCCTGGAGGAACCACCTGGAG AAAAGCTAACGGTCGACAGCGATGCGCCGGCGGACGTTCTGGACAGGCAGAAATGCCTAACTGCCTTGGCATCTCTCCGCCACGCCAAGTGGTTCCAG GCGAAGGTCAACGACCTGAAGTCGGCCGCCATCGTGATCCGTATCATGAGAGACCTGTGTAACCGCGTCCCCACCTGGGCTCCACTCAGAGGATGG CCTTTAGAGCTGCTGTGTGAGAAGGCCATTGGAACATGCGATCGGCCAATGGGAGCAGGAGAGTCTTTCCGCAGAGTTCTCGAGTGCTTGGCGTCTGGAATCCTGATGGCTG ACGGTCCGGGTATCAAGGACCCTTGTGAGAAGGAGAAGATGGACGCCATCAGCCATCTGGACACTCAGCAACGTGAGGACATTACACAGAGTGCCCAG CATGCCCTAAGGTTGTCTGCGTTCGGACAGCTGTACAAGGTGCTAGGGATGGATTCCCTGCCTGCCAGGGAACCAAGGAGGACCATAGGACCAGGTCTCAGAAACTATG CTCAGATCCTGGCCAGTTCCACCTACCCTCCCAAGAGACCTCATGATGCCGCGGACAAAGGGGGAGATGACAGCAAGAAGAGGAAGTCTCAGAAGTTCCAGAAATATCCTAAATTTCCTAGGAAGTTGT CCACAGAAGAGAAGCCCGGGGACTCTCCTATGGCCATGAACGCCCTGATGCGTCTCAACCAGCACAAGCCTGGTCTGCAGTACCGTCTGACGGGTCAGAGCGGTCCAGTGCACTTCCCGGTGTTCACCATGTCTGTAGACGTGGACGGCGATACATACGAGGCCTCAGGGCCGTCCAAACGCACCGCCAAACTCCACCTAGCTGCCAAG GTCCTGCAGAAGTTGGGCCTGCCCACTGGGGCGGATGTGAAGATTGAACCAGGCGAAGAGGGAGGAGCCAACGTACCATCCACACCTACAGCAAGTGATGCGTCCATGGCATCTGACGAG AACGGTCCCATCCTCACTAAGCACGGGAAGAACCCAGTGATGGAGCTGAACGAGAAGAGACGCAGCCTGAAGTACGAGCTCTCTGCTGAGACCGGGGGCAGCCATGACAAGTGCTTCGTCATGGAG GTGGAGGTAGATGGACAGAAGTTCAAAGGTCGAGGCTCCAACAAGAAGGAGGCCAAAGCCTACGCAGCCTTAGCTGCTTTGGACAAACTTTTCCCAGAGGGGGCGGGGCCCTACTATAACCCTCACTCTGACCCCAAGAAGAAGAAACCAGTCACATACACTTCCATG CATATCCCAGGCTTTGGCACTATTCGAGGCATTCCAACCGACACGGAGCCTAACAACCGGGGCCGCGGGCGAGGCAGGGGTCGAGGAAAGCCTACGACTGGCAGCAGCTACAACCAAA CAAGCTACCGTTATGGAAGCAGTGCTGGCTCTGGTTATC aCAATCTGTACAGTATGGGTGCAACAGAGGCTGCTTCCACAACAACCACCTCCACCGGTGACGCCTCCACAGAGGCAGATGCCAGCGGCAACACCACCGGCTACGGCACCTTCTACCCCGAATCATCCTACACCACACCGGCCATAACCGCCTCCGCCACCTCGGCCGCCTTGACCGCCCAAGCCCAGGTCGGTGCATCTTCCCTGGGTGACTACCAGTCGGTGCCCCCTCCCCTGGACCAGCAGAGCCCCTATAGTTATGGCTACGGAGGGGATAAGAAGAGTCTGCTGACTGCAGCTCAGTCTCAAGCCCAACAGACCCAGCAACAGGTGGACTACTCTATGTACAGTACAGCCTACCCCAGCTCTGTCACCGGGGGCCAAATGTACAGTTACG GCTACGGCAACCAATCGAGCTTCAGCATGTATGGGAACGCCTCCTCCCAGGGCTATGGGGCGGCTGCTACTCCCCAGACCCAGCAGACATCCTACCCCACGGCATACGGAAACATGAACTATCAGTACAAATAG
- the LOC139424465 gene encoding interleukin enhancer-binding factor 3-like isoform X1 has protein sequence MAMAAEPVPDAVWDERQAYEELLYWDSLIQRGHRLLPHDFDRYEELRYWYDCLCYEEELRQYDEYIAAIQEIEENRPQTEAPPVRTPPMRIFVSDDRHMMAKHAAVYPSSEELEAVQTVISHVECALKTVSDLLDVEAGVGVAPVPVEGAEESEVAPPPERILRGVMRVGLVAKGLLLKGDMDLELVLLCTEKPTVTLLKKVAENLSTQIELVTEDKYEVTQIPEEAEIVIKSIKEPVLTLTIHLTSPMIRMEAEPEGAGATTPLEEPPGEKLTVDSDAPADVLDRQKCLTALASLRHAKWFQAKVNDLKSAAIVIRIMRDLCNRVPTWAPLRGWPLELLCEKAIGTCDRPMGAGESFRRVLECLASGILMADGPGIKDPCEKEKMDAISHLDTQQREDITQSAQHALRLSAFGQLYKVLGMDSLPAREPRRTIGPGLRNYGSQILASSTYPPKRPHDAADKGGDDSKKRKSQKFQKYPKFPRKLSTEEKPGDSPMAMNALMRLNQHKPGLQYRLTGQSGPVHFPVFTMSVDVDGDTYEASGPSKRTAKLHLAAKVLQKLGLPTGADVKIEPGEEGGANVPSTPTASDASMASDENGPILTKHGKNPVMELNEKRRSLKYELSAETGGSHDKCFVMEVEVDGQKFKGRGSNKKEAKAYAALAALDKLFPEGAGPYYNPHSDPKKKKPVTYTSMHIPGFGTIRGIPTDTEPNNRGRGRGRGRGKPTTGSSYNQTSYRYGSSAGSGYHNLYSMGATEAASTTTTSTGDASTEADASGNTTGYGTFYPESSYTTPAITASATSAALTAQAQVGASSLGDYQSVPPPLDQQSPYSYGYGGDKKSLLTAAQSQAQQTQQQVDYSMYSTAYPSSVTGGQMYSYGEWVFGYGNQSSFSMYGNASSQGYGAAATPQTQQTSYPTAYGNMNYQYK, from the exons GCCCCTCCGGTGCGCACGCCTCCCATGCGTATCTTCGTGAGCGACGACCGCCACATGATGGCGAAGCACGCGGCGGTGTACCCATCGTCTGAGGAGCTGGAGGCGGTGCAGACAGTCATCTCCCACGTGGAGTGTGCCCTCAAGACCGTCTCTGACCTGCTGGATGTGGAGGCCGGAGTCGGTGTGGCGCCTGTACCTGTGGAGGGGGCAGAGGAGAG TGAGGTGGCTCCCCCCCCAGAGCGTATCCTGCGTGGGGTGATGAGGGTGGGCCTGGTGGCCAAGGGCCTGCTGCTGAAGGGAGACATGGACCTGGAGCTGGTGCTGCTCTGCACTGAGAAACCCACCGTCACCCTGCTCAAGAAGGTGGCTGAGAACCTCTCCACCCAGATTGAG CTCGTCACAGAGGACAAGTATGAGGTCACCCAGATTCCAGAGGAGGCGGAGATTGTGATCAAGAGCATCAAGGAGCCCGTCCTGACCCTAACCATTCACCTGACCTCCCCCATGATCCGCATGGAGGCTGAGCCAGAGGGTGCCGGAGCTACCACCCCCCTGGAGGAACCACCTGGAG AAAAGCTAACGGTCGACAGCGATGCGCCGGCGGACGTTCTGGACAGGCAGAAATGCCTAACTGCCTTGGCATCTCTCCGCCACGCCAAGTGGTTCCAG GCGAAGGTCAACGACCTGAAGTCGGCCGCCATCGTGATCCGTATCATGAGAGACCTGTGTAACCGCGTCCCCACCTGGGCTCCACTCAGAGGATGG CCTTTAGAGCTGCTGTGTGAGAAGGCCATTGGAACATGCGATCGGCCAATGGGAGCAGGAGAGTCTTTCCGCAGAGTTCTCGAGTGCTTGGCGTCTGGAATCCTGATGGCTG ACGGTCCGGGTATCAAGGACCCTTGTGAGAAGGAGAAGATGGACGCCATCAGCCATCTGGACACTCAGCAACGTGAGGACATTACACAGAGTGCCCAG CATGCCCTAAGGTTGTCTGCGTTCGGACAGCTGTACAAGGTGCTAGGGATGGATTCCCTGCCTGCCAGGGAACCAAGGAGGACCATAGGACCAGGTCTCAGAAACTATGGTT CTCAGATCCTGGCCAGTTCCACCTACCCTCCCAAGAGACCTCATGATGCCGCGGACAAAGGGGGAGATGACAGCAAGAAGAGGAAGTCTCAGAAGTTCCAGAAATATCCTAAATTTCCTAGGAAGTTGT CCACAGAAGAGAAGCCCGGGGACTCTCCTATGGCCATGAACGCCCTGATGCGTCTCAACCAGCACAAGCCTGGTCTGCAGTACCGTCTGACGGGTCAGAGCGGTCCAGTGCACTTCCCGGTGTTCACCATGTCTGTAGACGTGGACGGCGATACATACGAGGCCTCAGGGCCGTCCAAACGCACCGCCAAACTCCACCTAGCTGCCAAG GTCCTGCAGAAGTTGGGCCTGCCCACTGGGGCGGATGTGAAGATTGAACCAGGCGAAGAGGGAGGAGCCAACGTACCATCCACACCTACAGCAAGTGATGCGTCCATGGCATCTGACGAG AACGGTCCCATCCTCACTAAGCACGGGAAGAACCCAGTGATGGAGCTGAACGAGAAGAGACGCAGCCTGAAGTACGAGCTCTCTGCTGAGACCGGGGGCAGCCATGACAAGTGCTTCGTCATGGAG GTGGAGGTAGATGGACAGAAGTTCAAAGGTCGAGGCTCCAACAAGAAGGAGGCCAAAGCCTACGCAGCCTTAGCTGCTTTGGACAAACTTTTCCCAGAGGGGGCGGGGCCCTACTATAACCCTCACTCTGACCCCAAGAAGAAGAAACCAGTCACATACACTTCCATG CATATCCCAGGCTTTGGCACTATTCGAGGCATTCCAACCGACACGGAGCCTAACAACCGGGGCCGCGGGCGAGGCAGGGGTCGAGGAAAGCCTACGACTGGCAGCAGCTACAACCAAA CAAGCTACCGTTATGGAAGCAGTGCTGGCTCTGGTTATC aCAATCTGTACAGTATGGGTGCAACAGAGGCTGCTTCCACAACAACCACCTCCACCGGTGACGCCTCCACAGAGGCAGATGCCAGCGGCAACACCACCGGCTACGGCACCTTCTACCCCGAATCATCCTACACCACACCGGCCATAACCGCCTCCGCCACCTCGGCCGCCTTGACCGCCCAAGCCCAGGTCGGTGCATCTTCCCTGGGTGACTACCAGTCGGTGCCCCCTCCCCTGGACCAGCAGAGCCCCTATAGTTATGGCTACGGAGGGGATAAGAAGAGTCTGCTGACTGCAGCTCAGTCTCAAGCCCAACAGACCCAGCAACAGGTGGACTACTCTATGTACAGTACAGCCTACCCCAGCTCTGTCACCGGGGGCCAAATGTACAGTTACGGTGAGTGGGTATTCG GCTACGGCAACCAATCGAGCTTCAGCATGTATGGGAACGCCTCCTCCCAGGGCTATGGGGCGGCTGCTACTCCCCAGACCCAGCAGACATCCTACCCCACGGCATACGGAAACATGAACTATCAGTACAAATAG